In Candidatus Nitronauta litoralis, one DNA window encodes the following:
- a CDS encoding RHS repeat-associated core domain-containing protein: MRPYTYTDNGELLTKTEGSNVTTYDYDVLGNLRGVDFGPGTSDDIEYLIDGLNRRIGKKVGGTLERQWLYKDQLNPVAELDGSGNITKRFIYASRSNVPDIMVIPTGLANAGMYRIIVDHLGSPRFIINTNTGATLLELDYDEWGNELLLPVDRDLIPFGFAGGLYDKDTKFVRFGARDYDPETVRWTSKDPIRFDGDGSNLFGYVDSVGKPLVETNLYGYTPQDPVNFIDLNGLWYIDVGASGSATGTTGPGGTVSIQIGPKGIFFTYGFGLGIGKGVSATINTGDPCEGIGLGIIARGGFPVRGVPVGAQGSVTVDDKGKLNLGAGAGVGLGFGVSIGATQTIKIIDFD; the protein is encoded by the coding sequence ATCCGCCCTTACACGTATACAGACAACGGCGAATTATTGACCAAGACCGAGGGAAGCAATGTCACCACTTACGACTACGATGTGCTGGGAAATTTGCGCGGTGTGGACTTTGGTCCGGGCACGTCGGACGATATCGAGTACCTCATAGACGGGCTCAACCGCAGGATCGGGAAGAAAGTAGGAGGCACGCTTGAGCGACAGTGGTTGTATAAAGACCAACTCAACCCCGTTGCGGAACTCGACGGCTCAGGGAATATAACGAAACGGTTTATCTACGCTAGTCGGTCCAATGTACCGGACATCATGGTGATTCCGACGGGATTGGCAAACGCAGGGATGTATCGAATAATCGTTGACCATTTAGGGTCACCTCGTTTTATAATAAATACCAATACAGGCGCAACGCTTCTTGAATTGGATTATGATGAATGGGGTAATGAATTATTATTACCTGTTGATCGGGATCTTATCCCCTTTGGCTTTGCAGGAGGTTTGTACGATAAGGACACCAAGTTTGTCCGCTTTGGGGCTCGGGATTATGATCCAGAAACAGTCCGTTGGACCAGTAAGGATCCGATCAGATTTGATGGTGACGGTTCTAATTTATTTGGTTATGTCGATAGTGTCGGAAAACCCCTGGTTGAGACAAACCTGTATGGGTACACGCCCCAAGACCCCGTAAACTTTATCGATTTAAATGGTTTATGGTACATAGATGTTGGTGCATCAGGGTCTGCTACTGGTACTACAGGTCCTGGGGGAACTGTTTCAATTCAAATAGGGCCCAAAGGGATATTTTTTACTTATGGGTTTGGATTAGGAATCGGAAAAGGAGTGTCAGCAACCATTAATACAGGTGATCCTTGTGAAGGAATTGGTTTGGGTATAATTGCAAGAGGTGGTTTTCCTGTTAGAGGCGTTCCCGTTGGTGCTCAAGGATCGGTGACTGTTGATGATAAAGGGAAATTAAATCTTGGAGCTGGAGCTGGAGTGGGCTTGGGATTCGGTGTATCGATTGGAGCAACTCAAACTATTAAAATTATTGATTTTGATTAA